The DNA window ATCGTCCAAGCCATGAGCTTCGGCCAGGATGCCCACACGGTGGCCCGCGGGCAGTTCTGGATCCACCCGGCGCTCATGGAGGTCGTGGAGAACGCGCTGCTCGGCCTGGAGGTCCCCATTCCGGAGGACGCACCGCTGTGAGCCGAGACCTTCTCGCCGCTGGAAGGAAGTCCGCTGAAGGAATGTCTGCCCCGGGCGGGCAGTTGCGATGACTGGAACCGATCCCCTTGAAAGGAGCCTGACGATGGCTGAGCGTGTTGATTTCTGGTTCGACCCCCTGTGCCCCTTCGCCTGGGTGACCTCCCGCTGGATCCTCGAAGTGGAGAAGATCCGCGACATCGAGGTCCACTGGAACGTCATGAGCCTGGGCGTGCTCAACGAGGACAAGAACCCCTCGCCGGAGGAGGACCCGGAGCAGCGCTCGCGGTGGATCCCCTCCCGCGCGGCCACCGCGGTGAAGCTGAAGTACGGCCAGGAGAAGGTCGGCGAGTTCTACACCGCCGTGGGCACCGAGATCCACAACAACGGCAACAAGGAGTTCGAGTCCGCCACGCTGAACGCGCTGCGACAGCTGGACCTGGACGAGGAGCTCATCTACGAGGCCAAGTCGGACGCCAACGACGACGCCATGCGCGCCTCCCATGAGGAGGGCATCTCCCTGGTGGGTCAGGACGTGGGAACCCCGGTGGTGGCCTTCCGCGGCACCGCCTTCTTCGGCCCGGTGATCACCCGGATCCCCACCGGCGAGGAGGCGGGCCAGATCTTCGACGGCGCCGTCGCCCTGGCCAGCTACCCGTACTTCTTCGAACTGAAGCGCTCCCGCACCGAGTTCCCCCAGTTCGACTGATCTGGGGTTGTGGCGACGGACTCGGCGGAGGGGGCGCAGCAGCCGGCGTCGGGCGTCGATTGGCACGTCTGAGTGGGGTCGGGTGCGTTCTGACGACTCAACCGTGCCAATGGATGGTGTTGGGATCAGGGCCTCCGGGCGGGGCCCGCGCCAAGTGTGATCAGATAAGGCCGTTATATCGCCCGATTCGGCGCTGATGACGCGCGTATCTGATCACACCTCGGGCCCTTCAGCCTGTCGGGCGTCGGAGGAGAAAGCCCACGCCCAAGACCTCTGAGCCTTACCCCCTCGACGGCTGACACGTCCTGACGAGCAGAGAGCGGCCGCTGACTCTCAAGGATTCCTTGTCGAACGGAGGGTTTCGCGACACGCGGCAGCGTGGCGCACTCCGTGAGCTGAGGAAGGAGAGTCAGCGGCCGCTCGACCTCAGTAGGGCGTCAGCCCTTGCGGATCACTTTGTGCTGCGCCGCCTGAGCGACGGGACGTACGACGATCTGGTCCAGGTTGATGTGGTGCGGCAGGCTCACCGAGTGGGCGATGACCTCGGCGACGTCCTCGGCGGTCAGGGGCTTGTCCACTCCGGCGTAGACGGCCTCGGCGGCGGCTGCGTCCCCGCGCAGGCGCTTGGCGGAGAACTCTTCGGTGTGGACCATCCCGGGGAGGACTTCGATGACCCGGATGTTGTGCTCGGCCTCTTCGAGGCGCAGCGCTCCGGTCATGCCGTGTTCGCCGAACTTGGCGGCGTTGTAGCCGCCCCCTCCCTCGTAGGAGACGATGCCGGCGGTGGAGGTGAGGTTCAGGACGGTGCCCTCTCCGTGTTCGCGCAGCATCGGCAGGAAGGCCTGGGTGATGTTGAGGGTGCCCAGGACGTTGACCTCGAACATCCAGCGCCAGTCGTCGACGCTGCCCTCACCGACGGTCTCCACGCCGAGTGCGCCGCCAGCGTTGTTGACCAGAGTGTCGATCCCGCCGGCCTCGGCGACCTGCGCATAGGCCTGCCGGACGGCGTCGGGGTCGGTGATGTCGCAGACGATCGGGATGATGCCCTCCTGCTCGGCCAGGTGCTCGAGCTTCTCAGCGCGGCGGGCCAGCGCGAAGACCTGCCAGCCATCGGTGCTGAGCCGGTGTGCGGTGGCGGCGCCGATGCCGGAGGAGGCGCCGGTGACGAGGGCGGATCGGGGTGAACTCTCGCTGGTGAACATGATTCCCACGGTAGTGTCAGGCGCGCAGGGTCACCATGGGCGACCGCAATCTGAGATGACAGGCTGAGACCACTCCGCGTCCTCAGGGGCGCTGGGCGTGCGGCGGCGGTCCAGCATGAAACAATGGGCCGCATGGCTGAAGAGATCGCGGGCACAGACGCGCCCATCAAGACCCCTGACGTTCCTGACAAGCCGGCCCTGGAGGGCCTGGAGGACAAGCTCAACTCCGCCTGGCGTGAGGAGCAGGTCTACCACTTCGACGAGGACACCGATCGTTCGCAGGTCTACTCGATCGACACCCCGCCGCCCACGGCCTCCGGCTCTCTGCACGTGGGGCACATGTTCTCCTACACGCAGACCGACGTGATGGCCCGCTATAAGCGGATGAGCGGCTACAACGTGTTCTACCCGCTGGGCTGGGACGACAACGGTCTGCCCACGGAGCGCCGTGTGCAGAACTACTACGGGGTGCGTTGCGATCCCTCCAAGCCCTACATCGAGGACTACACCCCGCCGGAGAAGCCGGCGAAGAACCAGCGCGACTGGGATGTGATCTCCCGCCGGAACTTCATCGAGCTCTGCGAGGCCCTCACTGTGGAGGACGAGAAGGTCTTCGAGGACCTCTTCACCCGCCTGGGGCTCTCCGTGGACTGGCGCCAGACCTACCGGACCATCGACGACGCCTCCCGGGCGGCCTCCCAGAAGGCGTTCATCCGCGACGTGCAGTCCGGCAACGCCTACACCGCCCAGGCCCCCACGCTGTGGGACATCACCTTCCGCACAGCGGTGGCCCAGGCTGAGCTGGAGGCCAAGGAGCGCCCCGGCGCCTACCACCGCTACCCGTTCACCACGGCCGAGGGTGAGCAGGTCTTCATCGAGACCACTCGTCCTGAACTGCTGCCCTCCTGCGTGGCACTGGTGGCCCACCCGGAGGACGAGCGTTACCAGGGCCTGTTCGGCACCACGGTGACCTCTCCGCTGTTCGGTGTCGAGGTGGAGGTCAAGGCGCATCATCTGGCCGATCCGGAGAAGGGCTCCGGCATCGCGATGATCTGTACCTTCGGCGATATGACCGACGTGACCTGGTGGCGTGAGCTGCAGCTGCCCACCCGCGCGCTCATCGGCCGTGACGGCCGCTTCTCCCGCGAGACTCCGGAGTGGATCACCACGGAGGAGGGGCGCGCGAACTACGAGCAGCTGGCCGGCAAGACCGTCCACTCCGCCAAGGAGGCCGTGGTCGAGATGCTCAAGGCGCAGGATCTGCTCGACGGCGAGCCCACGCCGATCACCCACGCAGTGCACTTCTACGAGAAGGGCGATAAGCCGCTGGAGGTCGTCACCTCGCGTCAGTGGTACATCCGGAACGGCGGACGCGACGCCGACCGGCGCGAGCAGATGCTGGCCCGTGGCCGCGAGATCGACTGGCACCCCAGCTTCATGCGTTCCCGCTACGAGAACTGGGTGGAGGGCCTCAACGGCGACTGGCTGGTCTCCCGTCAGCGTTTCTTCGGTGTGCCGATCCCGGTCTGGTACCCCCTGGATGCATCCGGTGAGCCCGACTACGACAACCCGATCCTGCCGAGCGAGGAACAGCTGCCGGTGGACCCGGCCTCGGAGGCTCCTGCCGGCTATGACGAATCCCAGCGGGATGCGGCCGGCGGCTTCACCGGCGAGGCCGATGTGCTCGACACCTGGGCGACCTCGGCGATCACCCCGCACATCGCGGGCCGCTGGGAGCGGGAGAACGACTTCTTCGACAAGGTCTTCCCCTATGACCTGCGCCCACAGGGCCATGACATCATCCGGACCTGGCTCTTCGCCTCGGCGGTGCGGGCCAACAGCCTCAACGGCTCGGTGCCGTGGACCAATGCGGCCATCTCCGGCTGGATCTTGGACCCTGACCGCAAGAAGATGTCCAAGTCCAAGGGCAACGTGGTGGTTCCCAACGACGTGTTGGACAAGTTCGGCACCGATGCCGTGCGCTACTGGGCGGCCTCAGCCAAGCTGGGCGCAGACACCGCCTACGAGGAGGGGCAGTTCAAGATCGGCCGCCGCCTGGCCATCAAGCTGCTCAACGCCTCGAAGTTCGCCTTCGGCATGGGTGTCACCGAGGAGCACATCGTCACCGATGAGGCCGGATCCGCCGCAGTGGACCAGCCGCTGGACCAGGCTCTGCTGGCCCGGCTGAAGGCCCTGGTGGAGGAGGTCACCGCGCGCTTCGAGGACTATGACTACGCCCGAGCGCTGTCGATGACCGAAAGCTTCTTCTGGCAGTTCACCGATGACTACGTGGAGCTGGTCAAGGACCGTGCCTACGGCGGGCAGGGTGAGCAGGCCCAGGCTTCGGTCCGGGCCGCCATGGCCACCACGCTGGACACGCTGCTGCGGCTCTTCGCCCCTGTGCTGCCCTTCGCCACCGATGAGATCTGGCGCTGGTGGCGCAGCGGCTCGGTGCACGCGGCGGCCTGGCCCACCGCGGCGGGCTTCGAGGCGGCTGCCGGGAACGCCGAGACGCTCGATGCTGTGGCGGAGTCCCTGGCTGCTATCCGCCGCGCCAAGTCTGAGGCTGAGGTGAAGCAGCGCCACGCGATCACCGCCGGCACGCTGACCCTGCCCCAGGCGCAGGTCTCCCACGTGGAGTCCGCGCTGGAGGACCTGAAGGCGGCCACCAAGGCTGAGGCGCTGACGCTGAGCTCCGGGGGAGAGGCCCCTGAGCTCACTGAGGCAGAGTACGCCGCCCCGGAGGCCTGAGCCTCCACCGCCGCATTCCCTCACCGCCGCATCGGAGCTCCCACCCCTGAACTCACCCCCCGTTAGCTTCTAAGGGCACCAGTTCTCCGGCAGGATAAGTGGTGTTGTCCGGTCCGGCTCCTCGGCATGATCGTTTGCCCCCAGTCACGCAATGATCCGGGGGGTGTTGTCACCCAGGAGCTGGTCACGGGCGGATCGTGGATCGCTGATAGAGGCACGACAGCCCCAGCAATGAGGGCTTGTTTTCTAACGTGGATGCCGAGCATGACCCGTCCACCGACTCCACCCCAGGACCTGGGGATGGCAGGGCTGGGCAGCTGGCTGCCCAGACGCCCCGTTCTGGGCGGTGACAGGACTCCACAATTGATGAGGAGAAGCTCGTGGCCTGGAATCTTCAGGACTTTGCCCTGTTCATCGGCTTAGACGTCGGCAAAAGTGAGCATCACGCCACCGCACTGACCACCACCGGTGAGAAGGCCTATGACAAGCCCCTGCCCAACGACGAGGCCAAACTCCAAGACCTGCTGGGCGAGCTGACTGCCGGACATGGGCCTGCCCTGTTGGTGGTCGATCAGCCCGCGACCATCGGCGCACTGCCGGTGGCTGTTGCCCAGGAGGCTGAGGATGTTGAGGTGGCTTACCTGCCGGGGCTGACCATGCGCAGAATGGCTGACCTGCACGCCGGTTCAGCCAAGACTGATGCCCGGGATGCATTCATCATCGCTGAGACCGCCCGGACCATGCCCACCGCGTTGCGGCAGATCGCAACATCTGATGAGCAGGTCGCCGAGCTGGCGGTACTGACCGGGTTCGATGATGACCTACTGGCCCAGACAACTGCCGCCAGGAACCGGCTGCGCGGGCTGCTGACCCAGATCCACCCCGGCCTGGAACGGGTCATAGGGCCACGGCTGCATCACTACGGGGTCCTGGATGTGCTGAGCAGGTGGCCTACTCCGCAGCGGATCAAAGACGCCGGCCGAGGCCATGTGCGCAACCGGATCACCAAACACAACCCACGGTTGGCTGAGCCACTCACTGAGGAGATCTTCGTCGCCTTGGCCGCACAGACTGTGGTAGTTCCCGGCACCGAGGCGGCAGCAACCATCGTGCCGATCATCGCCGGACAGCTGAAGGACCTGTACTCACAGCGTCAGCAGGTCCTGGCCCAGGTCGATGCCCTGGTGGAGGCCCACCCTCTTCGCCAGGTCCTGACTTCGATGCCCGGAATCGGGGTCAGGACCGCCGCCAGAATCCTCACCGAAGTCGTGGGTAAGGACTTCAAGACCGCAGGCCATCTGGCTTCCTATGCGGGGATCGCGCCGACGACTAGGCGTTCCGGGACCTCGATCAGAGGTGAATTCGCCAACCGCGGCGGCAACAAGAGATTGAAATCATCGTTGTTCAACAGCGCCTTCGCAGCCCTGCACCACCGCCCATCGAGGGCTTACTACGACAAGAAGCGCGCCGAAGGAAAGACCCATAAACAGGCCGTCATCGCCCTAGCCCGCAGACGCCTGGATACCCTCTACGCGATGCTGCGTGATGGGACCTTCTACCAAGACCCCGAGACCATCAGAGGCGGCACCGGCCACGCCCTAGCGGCTTGACGAAAACCATAGAGGCACCCCCCCCGGGTGACAGGGGTGGGGGCAGAGCTGGCCCCTCAGTCGTGGGTCTCCTCGACGGCGCGGATCTCGAGCACCCCGTCGAGCTCGCTGAGACGCCGGACCAGGTCCTCATCAGGCCGGCGCTGCAGGCGCGTGAAGCGCATGCTGGCCTCGACGGCGTCGCCCGCCTCGCTCTCGATCCGCTTGGTGTGGGACAGCGCTGCCTCATATCCCTGTTCGGAGGCGGTGCGGAGGATGTCGCGCAGCACCCCGCGCCCGTCCACGTACCGCACCGAGTAGAGGCTGCTGCGGCCGTGCCGCGGCAGACTCCTGGCCAGACTGGAGACCACGGTGACCGCCAGGAGGTAGAGCACCACGGTCAATGCGGCGATCAGCGGCATCCCTGCCCCGCAGGCCATGCCCACTGAGGCCGTGACCCAGATGGAGGCGGCTGTGGTCAGGCCGGAGACGATGTTCTGACGCACGAAGATCACGCCGGCGCCGATGAAGCCGATGCCTGAGACGATCTGCGCGGCGATGCGCGAGGGATCCAGGACGACGTCGTCGCCGAGCAGATGAGAGAACCCGTAGGCAGAGACCAGGGTGAACAGTGCCGTGCCCAGGCCGACCAGGATATGGGTCCGTGCCCCGGCGGACTTCTGGCGGACCTCGCGCTCCACTCCGATCACGGCGGAGAGGATGAAGGCGCAGACCAGCAGGACAGCTTCGGTGACAAAGGTGTCGGGCAGCAGCTCGATCTCCATGATTCCCGAGATTACGCGTGATACGGCCTGGGCGATACACTTTTGTGCAACAGCATCGACCCGGCCATCACCGGTGAGCTTCCGGAAGAACAGGCCCAGCAGATGGGGAGCAGAGCCTCCGCGACGCCGGCCCCAGTAGACCCGGACGGGTAAGCCCGTCACAGCAGTCATGGAGAGGTCCGAGGCCCGCTTCGGCGGCGCAGCGGACAAGCAAGGTGGTACCGCGCTGATCAGCGTCCTTGCGCGAAGACCGGACCGTCGAACACAGCAGGATGGACCTCCATGACCGAGAACTCCTCGCCCACCTATCCGCGCACTCCTGCCTCCGGGGACGCCTCAGCCGCCTCCGAGCAGCGCCGCATCCCGGCCTCCCCGCGCTTCCCGGAGATCGAGGAGCGCATCCTGAAGTACTGGGCGCAGGACGGGACCTTCCAGGCCTCCATCGACAACCGTCCGGCCGATCAGGGAAGCCGTGAAAGCGAGTTCGTCTTCTACGACGGGCCGCCCTTCGCCAACGGTCTGCCGCACTACGGCCACCTGCTGACCGGTTACGTGAAGGACCTCGTGGCCCGGTATCAGACTCAGCGGGGCAAGCGCGTGGAGCGCCGCTTCGGCTGGGACACCCACGGCCTGCCCGCCGAGCTCACCGCCATGAAGGAGCTCGGCATGACCGACAAGGCCGAGATCGAGTCGATGGGCATCGACACGTTCAACGACGCCTGCCGCGCCTCTGTGCTGCGCTACACCTCCGAATGGGAGTCCTACGTCCACCGTCAGGCCCGCTGGGTGGACTTCGAGAACGACTACCGCACGCTCAACGTGGAGTACATGGAGTCGGTCATCTGGGCCTTCAAGCAGCTGCACGAGAAGGGCCTGACCTATCAGGGCTTCCGCGTGCTGCCCTACTGCTGGAAGGACGAGACCCCGCTGTCCAACCACGAGCTGCGCATGGACGACGAGGTCTACCAGGAGCGTCAGGACCCGTCGGTGACCGTGGCCTTCCCGATCACCGGCGGAGGACAGCACGGCGATGCCCTGGCCGGGGTCAACCTGCTGGCCTGGACCACCACGCCCTGGACCCTGCCCACCAACTTCTCCGTGGCGGTGGGCCCGGATCTCGAGTACGCCGTGGTGGAGGCGCCGGAGGACGGCCCGATGCCGGGTCGGCACCTGCTGGCCGCCGAGCTGCTGGGCGCCTACGCCAAGGACCTGGGCTTCACCGACTCGGAGGACGGCACCGACGGGGAGACCACGGCAGCCGATGCTGCGGCCGCCGCCGTCGTCGCCCGCTACCAGGGCAGCGACCTGGCGAACATCGAGTACCAGCCGCTGTGGGGCTACTACACCGACACCGAGCGGTGGGGCACCGAGAACGCCTTCCGTGTGCTCGTGGAGGACTACGTCACCACCACCGACGGCACCGGGCTGGTCCACCAGGCCAGCGCCTACGGTGAGGAGGATCAGCGCTCCTCGGAGGAGGCCGGCATCCCGGTGATCCTCTCGGTGGACGAGGGCGCACGCTTCCTGGACCTCTTCGCTGAGGAGACCCCCGACGGCGACGCCCCGCTGGCTGAGATCGCCGGGGTCCAGGTCTTCGAGGCCAACCGCACCATCATCAACCGGCTCAAGGCTGACGGCCGGCTGGTCCGCGAGCAGTCCTATGTGCACTCCTACCCGCGCTGCTGGCGCTGCCGCACCCCGCTGATCTACAAGGCGGTCACCTCCTGGTACGTGGCGGTCACCCAGTTCAAGGACCGCATGCTCGAGCTCAACGAGCAGATCAACTGGATCCCCGAGAACGTCAAGCACGGCCAGTTCGGCAAGTGGCTGGAGAACGCCCGCGACTGGTCCATCTCCCGCAACCGCTACTGGGGCAGCCCCATCCCGGTGTGGGTCTCCGATGATCCGAACTACCCGCGCACGGAGGTCTACGGCTCCCTGGAGGAGCTCAAGGAGGCCTTCGGGGACTACCCGCGCAACGCTGAGGGCGAGCCGGATCTGCACCGCCCGTGGATCGACAGCCTCACCCGCCCGAACCCGGACGACCCCACCGGCAGGTCCACGATGCGCCGCGTGGAGGATGTTCTGGACGTGTGGTTCGACTCCGGCTCCATGCAGTTCGCTCAGGTGCACTACCCGTTCGAGAACGCGGAGTGGTTCGAGGGTCACCACCCGGCAGACTTCATCGTGGAGTACATCGGCCAGACCCGCGGCTGGTTCTACACCATGCACATCCTGGCCACTGCGCTCTTCGACCGCCCGGCGTTCACCAATGTCATCAGCCATGGGATCGTGCTGGGCTCGGACGGGCAGAAGATGTCCAAGTCGCTGCAGAACTACCCGGACGTCTCCGAAGTCCTGGACCGCGACGGCTCCGATGCCATGCGTTGGTTCCTGATGAGTTCGCCCATCCTGCGCGGCGGCAACCTCATCGTCACTGAGGAGGGCATCCGGGAGAGCGTGCGTCAGGTGCTGCTGCCGATGTGGAACGCCTGGCACTTCTTCGCCCTCTACGCCAACACCGCCCAGGGCGGGGCCGGGTACCGGGCTAAGAAGGTCAGCGGCGATGAGGTGAAGAACCCCTTGGACCGCTACATCCTGGCCGCCACCGGAGACCTGGTCCGCGAGACCACCCAGGCACTGGACGCCTATGAGGTCTCCGGTGCCTGCGAGGCGCTGCGCCGCTACTCCGAGACGCTGACCAACTGGTACATCCGCCGGTCCCGGACACGGTTCTACGAGGAGGACTTCGCCGCCTATGACGTCCTCTACACCTGTCTGGAGACCTTCGCCCGGGTGGCGGCCCCGCTGCTGCCGCTGACCGCCGAGGAGATCTGGCAGGGGCTGACCGGTGAGCGTTCGGTCCATCTCTCCGAGTGGCCCGAGCCTTCGGACTACCTGCGCGACGACCGCGCCGTGGAGCTCATGGAGCTCACCCGTCAGATCAGCTCCGCGGGCTCAGGGCTGCGCAAGCAGGCCAACCGACGCGTGCGCCAGCCTCTGGCCAAGATGACGGTGGTGGTCCCCGACGCCGACGCCCTGGCCGGGACCTATCAGCAGATCATCGCCGATGAGCTCAACCTCAAGGAGGTCGAGCTGCTCGACGCCGCCCAGACCGACGCCGAGGCCTGGGGCATCGGCCAGCAGCTGGTGGTCAACGCCCGCGCGGCCGGCCCACGCCTGGGTAAGGATGTCCAGCACGCCATCAAGGGTGCGAAGTCCGGTGACTGGTCGGTCCAGGACGGCGTGGTCACCGCCGGCGGTCTGGAGCTGGTCGAGGGCGAGTACACGCTCTCCACGACAGTCTCCGAGGAGCTGGGCGATAAGGCGGTCACCGTGCTGGAGACCCCGGCCGGCGGCGGGTTCCTGGTGCTGGACACCGAGGTGACCGAGGAGCTCGCAGCCGAGGGCGCCGCCCGGGATATGATCCGCAGCATCCAGCAGGCCCGCAAGGATGCTGACCTGCAGGTCTCGGACCGGATCGCCACCACGGTGAGCGCCCCGGCAGAGACCATCCGTGCCCTGGAAGCCCACCGTGAGCTGGTCTCCGCCGAGACCCTGACGGTGGAGCTGGCTCTGAACATCGACGACGCCGCAGCCGAGCCTGTGGTGGAAGTGAGGGTCGCATGACCGATTCGGAATCCATGATCCCGGCAGGCGGTGAGCCGCTGGACAAGTTCTCGGTGGCCAGCGTCTACGCCGAGCTGCTCTCCCGCGCGCCGGAGAACAAGATGGAGCCCCGCATGGAGCCCATGCGGATGGCCATGGATGTGCTGGGTGAGCCCAACCGCTCCGCCCCGGTGATCCACCTGACCGGCACCAACGGCAAGACTTCCACGGCTCGGATGATCGAGGCCGGCCTGCTGGCCCACGACCTGCGGGTGGGTCGCTACACCTCGCCGCATCTGTCCAAGGTCACCGAGCGGATCTGCATCGACGGACGCCCGGTCGACGATGACACCTTTGTGCGCATCTGGGACGAGATCCGTCCGCATCTGACGCTGGTGGATCATCAGCTCGAGGCTCAGGGTGAGGTGCCGCTGACCTACTTCGAGTGCGTGACCATCCTGGCCTTCGCGATCTTCGCCGACGCTCCGGTCGACGTCATGGTCCTGGAGGTCGGCCTGGGCGGCATCACCGATGCCACCAACGTCGCCGACGGCACGGTCTCGGTGGTGACTCCGATCAGCTTGGACCACACCGATCTGCTGGGTGACACCGAGCGTGACATCGCCCTGGAGAAGGCCGGCATCATCAAGGAGGACGGCTTCCTGATCTCGGCCGCCCAGGTTCCCGACGCTGCCGACGTGCTGCTGGAGACTGCCCGGGAGAAGGGCGCCCAGTACCGGTTCGAAGGCGTCGAGTTCGGTGTGGAGTCCCGAGTCCCCGGCGTCGGTGGTCAGCAGGTGACCGTCCAGGGGATCGCGGGGCGCTACCCGGACATCCTGCTTCCGCTGCACGGTGCGCACCAGGCGGAGAACTTCGCTGTGGCCGTCTCCGCGCTGGAGGCCTTCATCGGCGGCGGTCAGCAGGAGCTGAACATCGAGAACCTGCAGCTGGCCGCGGAGAACATCACCTCTCCGGGCCGCCTGGAGACTCTGCGGACCGGCCCGAGCATCGTGGTCGACGCCGCCCACAACCCAGCCGGCATCGAGGCCAGCGCTCAGGCGCTCAAGGAGAGCTTCGGCCTGGCCCAGCTGGTGCTGGTGGTGGGCATCCTCCAGGAGAAGGACGCCCGGGAGA is part of the Nesterenkonia lacusekhoensis genome and encodes:
- a CDS encoding MgtC/SapB family protein; translation: MTAVTGLPVRVYWGRRRGGSAPHLLGLFFRKLTGDGRVDAVAQKCIAQAVSRVISGIMEIELLPDTFVTEAVLLVCAFILSAVIGVEREVRQKSAGARTHILVGLGTALFTLVSAYGFSHLLGDDVVLDPSRIAAQIVSGIGFIGAGVIFVRQNIVSGLTTAASIWVTASVGMACGAGMPLIAALTVVLYLLAVTVVSSLARSLPRHGRSSLYSVRYVDGRGVLRDILRTASEQGYEAALSHTKRIESEAGDAVEASMRFTRLQRRPDEDLVRRLSELDGVLEIRAVEETHD
- a CDS encoding bifunctional folylpolyglutamate synthase/dihydrofolate synthase translates to MTDSESMIPAGGEPLDKFSVASVYAELLSRAPENKMEPRMEPMRMAMDVLGEPNRSAPVIHLTGTNGKTSTARMIEAGLLAHDLRVGRYTSPHLSKVTERICIDGRPVDDDTFVRIWDEIRPHLTLVDHQLEAQGEVPLTYFECVTILAFAIFADAPVDVMVLEVGLGGITDATNVADGTVSVVTPISLDHTDLLGDTERDIALEKAGIIKEDGFLISAAQVPDAADVLLETAREKGAQYRFEGVEFGVESRVPGVGGQQVTVQGIAGRYPDILLPLHGAHQAENFAVAVSALEAFIGGGQQELNIENLQLAAENITSPGRLETLRTGPSIVVDAAHNPAGIEASAQALKESFGLAQLVLVVGILQEKDAREILTTLYREYDGMVEDICLTQSTSPRSIPAADLAALAVDVGFREEDIHITERLDEAIDWAVGRSDASDSGDAGGVLITGSITVVGEARTLLGAPEAEEIDTGAAAQPTSRPDAADLSDVDLGRFGIEDVRPEDGEEDLDGPA
- a CDS encoding DsbA family protein — its product is MAERVDFWFDPLCPFAWVTSRWILEVEKIRDIEVHWNVMSLGVLNEDKNPSPEEDPEQRSRWIPSRAATAVKLKYGQEKVGEFYTAVGTEIHNNGNKEFESATLNALRQLDLDEELIYEAKSDANDDAMRASHEEGISLVGQDVGTPVVAFRGTAFFGPVITRIPTGEEAGQIFDGAVALASYPYFFELKRSRTEFPQFD
- a CDS encoding SDR family oxidoreductase, with the protein product MFTSESSPRSALVTGASSGIGAATAHRLSTDGWQVFALARRAEKLEHLAEQEGIIPIVCDITDPDAVRQAYAQVAEAGGIDTLVNNAGGALGVETVGEGSVDDWRWMFEVNVLGTLNITQAFLPMLREHGEGTVLNLTSTAGIVSYEGGGGYNAAKFGEHGMTGALRLEEAEHNIRVIEVLPGMVHTEEFSAKRLRGDAAAAEAVYAGVDKPLTAEDVAEVIAHSVSLPHHINLDQIVVRPVAQAAQHKVIRKG
- the valS gene encoding valine--tRNA ligase, which produces MAEEIAGTDAPIKTPDVPDKPALEGLEDKLNSAWREEQVYHFDEDTDRSQVYSIDTPPPTASGSLHVGHMFSYTQTDVMARYKRMSGYNVFYPLGWDDNGLPTERRVQNYYGVRCDPSKPYIEDYTPPEKPAKNQRDWDVISRRNFIELCEALTVEDEKVFEDLFTRLGLSVDWRQTYRTIDDASRAASQKAFIRDVQSGNAYTAQAPTLWDITFRTAVAQAELEAKERPGAYHRYPFTTAEGEQVFIETTRPELLPSCVALVAHPEDERYQGLFGTTVTSPLFGVEVEVKAHHLADPEKGSGIAMICTFGDMTDVTWWRELQLPTRALIGRDGRFSRETPEWITTEEGRANYEQLAGKTVHSAKEAVVEMLKAQDLLDGEPTPITHAVHFYEKGDKPLEVVTSRQWYIRNGGRDADRREQMLARGREIDWHPSFMRSRYENWVEGLNGDWLVSRQRFFGVPIPVWYPLDASGEPDYDNPILPSEEQLPVDPASEAPAGYDESQRDAAGGFTGEADVLDTWATSAITPHIAGRWERENDFFDKVFPYDLRPQGHDIIRTWLFASAVRANSLNGSVPWTNAAISGWILDPDRKKMSKSKGNVVVPNDVLDKFGTDAVRYWAASAKLGADTAYEEGQFKIGRRLAIKLLNASKFAFGMGVTEEHIVTDEAGSAAVDQPLDQALLARLKALVEEVTARFEDYDYARALSMTESFFWQFTDDYVELVKDRAYGGQGEQAQASVRAAMATTLDTLLRLFAPVLPFATDEIWRWWRSGSVHAAAWPTAAGFEAAAGNAETLDAVAESLAAIRRAKSEAEVKQRHAITAGTLTLPQAQVSHVESALEDLKAATKAEALTLSSGGEAPELTEAEYAAPEA
- a CDS encoding IS110 family transposase, with product MAWNLQDFALFIGLDVGKSEHHATALTTTGEKAYDKPLPNDEAKLQDLLGELTAGHGPALLVVDQPATIGALPVAVAQEAEDVEVAYLPGLTMRRMADLHAGSAKTDARDAFIIAETARTMPTALRQIATSDEQVAELAVLTGFDDDLLAQTTAARNRLRGLLTQIHPGLERVIGPRLHHYGVLDVLSRWPTPQRIKDAGRGHVRNRITKHNPRLAEPLTEEIFVALAAQTVVVPGTEAAATIVPIIAGQLKDLYSQRQQVLAQVDALVEAHPLRQVLTSMPGIGVRTAARILTEVVGKDFKTAGHLASYAGIAPTTRRSGTSIRGEFANRGGNKRLKSSLFNSAFAALHHRPSRAYYDKKRAEGKTHKQAVIALARRRLDTLYAMLRDGTFYQDPETIRGGTGHALAA
- the ileS gene encoding isoleucine--tRNA ligase produces the protein MTENSSPTYPRTPASGDASAASEQRRIPASPRFPEIEERILKYWAQDGTFQASIDNRPADQGSRESEFVFYDGPPFANGLPHYGHLLTGYVKDLVARYQTQRGKRVERRFGWDTHGLPAELTAMKELGMTDKAEIESMGIDTFNDACRASVLRYTSEWESYVHRQARWVDFENDYRTLNVEYMESVIWAFKQLHEKGLTYQGFRVLPYCWKDETPLSNHELRMDDEVYQERQDPSVTVAFPITGGGQHGDALAGVNLLAWTTTPWTLPTNFSVAVGPDLEYAVVEAPEDGPMPGRHLLAAELLGAYAKDLGFTDSEDGTDGETTAADAAAAAVVARYQGSDLANIEYQPLWGYYTDTERWGTENAFRVLVEDYVTTTDGTGLVHQASAYGEEDQRSSEEAGIPVILSVDEGARFLDLFAEETPDGDAPLAEIAGVQVFEANRTIINRLKADGRLVREQSYVHSYPRCWRCRTPLIYKAVTSWYVAVTQFKDRMLELNEQINWIPENVKHGQFGKWLENARDWSISRNRYWGSPIPVWVSDDPNYPRTEVYGSLEELKEAFGDYPRNAEGEPDLHRPWIDSLTRPNPDDPTGRSTMRRVEDVLDVWFDSGSMQFAQVHYPFENAEWFEGHHPADFIVEYIGQTRGWFYTMHILATALFDRPAFTNVISHGIVLGSDGQKMSKSLQNYPDVSEVLDRDGSDAMRWFLMSSPILRGGNLIVTEEGIRESVRQVLLPMWNAWHFFALYANTAQGGAGYRAKKVSGDEVKNPLDRYILAATGDLVRETTQALDAYEVSGACEALRRYSETLTNWYIRRSRTRFYEEDFAAYDVLYTCLETFARVAAPLLPLTAEEIWQGLTGERSVHLSEWPEPSDYLRDDRAVELMELTRQISSAGSGLRKQANRRVRQPLAKMTVVVPDADALAGTYQQIIADELNLKEVELLDAAQTDAEAWGIGQQLVVNARAAGPRLGKDVQHAIKGAKSGDWSVQDGVVTAGGLELVEGEYTLSTTVSEELGDKAVTVLETPAGGGFLVLDTEVTEELAAEGAARDMIRSIQQARKDADLQVSDRIATTVSAPAETIRALEAHRELVSAETLTVELALNIDDAAAEPVVEVRVA